A window of Candidatus Zixiibacteriota bacterium genomic DNA:
CCGGCGATCATCGATATGCCCGTCACTAAGAAGGTGGAGCGGTATTCAGGAAGGATCGAACTGGATCAAGTCTGGTTTGCCTATAACGATGAAAACTGGGTGCTCCAGGACGTATCATTTACGGTGGAGCCGAAAGAAAAAGTGGCCATTGTGGGGGCGACCGGAGCAGGGAAAAGCTCGCTTATATCGCTATTGTTCCGGTTCTACGATTATCAAAAGGGGAGTATCCGGATCGACGGAGCCGAATTAAAGGAGTTATCGGTCGAAGAAGCCCGCCGTCACCTGGGATTGGTGTTGCAGGATGTTTATCTCTTCAGTGGGGACCTTGCCTCCAACGTGCGGCTTCGCAATACCGAGATCTCCGACGACCAGGTTCACAAGGCGTTGGATCGGGTCGGCTATACCCGGTTCCTGAACGGCAACGGCGACGGCATTCACGCCGAGATTCGGGAGAGGGGCGCCACGCTGTCGACAGGACAGAAGCAGTTGTTGTCGTTTGCCCGGGCGCTGGCGTTCGATCCGGAAATCCTGATACTCGATGAGGCCACCAGTTCAGTTGACACGGAGACGGAGCAGCTGATCCAAAAGGCGCTCGAGGAGTTGCTCAAAGACCGAACGTCGATCGTGATCGCGCACCGGCTTTCGACTATCGAGAAAGCGGATAAAATCGTGGTGCTGCACCACGGCAGGGTGCGGGAGATCGGTCGCCACGAAGAACTCTTGCGCCGGCAGGGAATCTACTACAAACTGTACCAGATGCAGTACAAGAAACAGGATATCGCCACTGGAGCCGAGGCGCGGGCGGCGGGATGACATCGATAGTATCTTCGGCTGAACAGAAGAAGCTTATGGCATTCGCATCGGGCCTGGCGCTTGGAGCAGGCACCATTCTGCGAAGCGGTTTCCACAAACGCCTGGCGGTCACCTACAAAGGACGGATCAATCCTGTGACCGATCTTGACCTCAAGTCCGAGCGACATATCGTGAATGCCATTCGCAGGCGATATCCGGATCACGACATTCTGGCCGAAGAAGGGAGCAGAGGCGGTGACCGGTCGGAGTTCCGGTGGATTATCGACCCGCTCGACGGAACGGTCAATTACGCACATGGTTTCCCGGTGTATTGTGTGTCGATCGGGCTCGAGTACCGTGGCAAGGTGCTCCTCGGTGTTGTCTACGACCCCGAGCGTAATGAACTGTTCCATGCCATCGCGAAACGTGGTGCCTTCATGGACCGGGACCGTATCTATGTATCGTCTGAAAGACGTCTGGAGCGGGCGCTCTTGGCCACCGGGTTCGCCTACGATATCGCCACTGCCCGCAAGAACAACCTGGGTTTGTTTGCCCGCATGGCCAAGCGAGCACAGGGGGTCCGAAGGCCCGGCTCGGCCGCGATCGATATCTGCTGGCTGGCGTCGGGGCGAGTCGACGGTTTCTGGGAGTTGAAACTCCACCCCTGGGACACGGCGGCGGCGGTACTGGTGCTTATCGAGGCGGGTGGGCGAGCGACACGAATAAACGGCTCGGAGTATTCTATATTTGACCCGGATATGCTGGCTTCCAACGGCCATTTGCACCGGGTGATGTCGCACGTGTTGAATGGACGATAGCGGTTTGATGACGATATACATGACTGTACGGATCGGCAGAGCAAAGCTGGGCACATGGGTACACCTGAATTAGTCAAATCGACCTCTGGCATTCGAGGGGTGGTCGGAAACGGGCTTGACCCGGTGATGATTACTGCCTACGGTGCCGCGTTTGGGACTTTCTTAAAAAAGGGACCGCTGGTCATCGGCCGAGACAGCCGACCATCGGGTGAGATGGTGTCGCAGGCGGTAATTGCCGGTCTGGTGGCAACCGGCATCAATGTTATCGATATCGGCATTGTCCCGACGCCGACCGTCGAGATCGCTATAACGAAGCTAAAGGCGAGGGGTGGGATCTGTGTAACCGCCTCCCACAACCCGTCGCAGTGGAACGCGCTTAAATTCTTCAACGCACGCGGCGAATTTATCACCCCGGAGGAATATGCCCGCCTTGACGCCATATTCAATGCCGGTCAGTTTGCCTATCAGCCGTACCAGAAGCTCGGAATCGTCACACGGCAGACCGGCTGGGTCGACAAACACGTGGCTGGTGTGCTTGCAATCAGACCGATCGATAAGACTGCGATCAGGAAGCGCCGTTTCAAAGTGGTGGTCGATGCCATCAACGGCGCCGGCTCGGTGGCGCTGCCGTCGCTCCTGGAAAAACTGGGAGCGCGAGTTGTTCGACTGAACTGCAATGGCAACGGCGACTTCGTGCACATGCCGGAACCAACGCCGAAAAACCTGCGCCAACTCGCGCGAGCAGTCAAGCAGCACCGGGCAGATTTGGGGATGGCCTGTGACCCGGACGCCGACCGCCTGGCGCTGGTCGACGAACGCGGCCGGGCGGTGAGCGAAGAGTTGACGCTCACCATTGCCGTAAAACAGGTGCTTGGCGAGGCGAAGGGCGCGGTGGTAATCAATCTCTCCACCTCTTCAGCTACCGCCGATGTGGCCGGCGCATCGGGAGCGAATGTCCATTACTCCCGGGTGGGAGAGTCGAACGTCGTGCAAATGATGCGCGAGAAACGTGCGGTGATCGGCGGTGAGGGGAATGGGGGGGTCATATACCCGGCATTTCATGCCGGACGGGATTCCCTGGTCGCTGCGGCGTTGGTCCTGGCCTGCCTGACAAGAGAAAAGCGCACTCTGTCTTCGCTTGTGGAAACCTTTCCTTCGTATTATACTATAAAAGGCAAAGCAGCATTGTCGGTCGATTTCACCCAGCGATTGCAGCAATTCGAACAAACTGCCGGACAACTTATGGGGACAACGACGGTAGACCGACGGGACGGCCTTCGCTTCGACTTTTCAGAGGGCTGGCTTCAACTCAGGTCATCGAATACCGAGCCGATCTTTCGGCTCATCGTGGAGACCAGACAAAAGCAGTTGACCGAGACGCTCTACAATCAGGTAATGAGTCATTTTGCATAGATACGAGGTCATACCATGTGTGGAATTGTCGGATATGTAGGGTACCGCAAAGCGCTGCCGATTCTCATGAACGGCCTCAAGCGGTTGGAATACCGTGGCTATGACTCGGCGGGTCTGGCGCTTCTCACCGACAATGGTCTGTGGATCTCCAAGTCTGTCGGCAAGATCAAGATGCTCGAGGAGCAGATCGGGAATCGCGATATCACCAGCACGCGCGGTATTGCTCACACTCGTTGGGCGACTCATGGCGAACCGAATGAGTTGAACGCCCATCCCCACACCGACAACTACGGCGAGATCGCCCTTG
This region includes:
- the glmM gene encoding phosphoglucosamine mutase produces the protein MGTPELVKSTSGIRGVVGNGLDPVMITAYGAAFGTFLKKGPLVIGRDSRPSGEMVSQAVIAGLVATGINVIDIGIVPTPTVEIAITKLKARGGICVTASHNPSQWNALKFFNARGEFITPEEYARLDAIFNAGQFAYQPYQKLGIVTRQTGWVDKHVAGVLAIRPIDKTAIRKRRFKVVVDAINGAGSVALPSLLEKLGARVVRLNCNGNGDFVHMPEPTPKNLRQLARAVKQHRADLGMACDPDADRLALVDERGRAVSEELTLTIAVKQVLGEAKGAVVINLSTSSATADVAGASGANVHYSRVGESNVVQMMREKRAVIGGEGNGGVIYPAFHAGRDSLVAAALVLACLTREKRTLSSLVETFPSYYTIKGKAALSVDFTQRLQQFEQTAGQLMGTTTVDRRDGLRFDFSEGWLQLRSSNTEPIFRLIVETRQKQLTETLYNQVMSHFA
- a CDS encoding inositol monophosphatase family protein, with protein sequence MTSIVSSAEQKKLMAFASGLALGAGTILRSGFHKRLAVTYKGRINPVTDLDLKSERHIVNAIRRRYPDHDILAEEGSRGGDRSEFRWIIDPLDGTVNYAHGFPVYCVSIGLEYRGKVLLGVVYDPERNELFHAIAKRGAFMDRDRIYVSSERRLERALLATGFAYDIATARKNNLGLFARMAKRAQGVRRPGSAAIDICWLASGRVDGFWELKLHPWDTAAAVLVLIEAGGRATRINGSEYSIFDPDMLASNGHLHRVMSHVLNGR